The Kitasatospora setae KM-6054 genome contains a region encoding:
- a CDS encoding PLP-dependent cysteine synthase family protein has protein sequence MSDHTQDVDRTDPEYRAWLKEAVRRVQADANRSADTHLLRFPLPAEWGIDLYLKDESTHPTGSLKHRLARSLFLYGLCNGWIRPGAPVIEASSGSTAVSEAYFAQLIGVPFVAVMARSTSRAKIELIEFHGGRCHLVDNAGEVYAAAAELAAETGGHYMDQFTYAERATDWRGNNNIAESVFAQLRLEPHPEPAWIVATAGTGGTSATIARYVHYMQYDTRICVADPENSCFFDGWVHHDPDAHCPTGSRIEGIGRPRMEPSFVPGAIDRMMKVPDAASIAAAHLLADVLGKKAGASTGTGLWSALRIVAEMRREGRSGSVVTLICDPGDRYLDKYYADEWLAAERIDPCPHRAALEGFLAGGDWAEG, from the coding sequence ATGAGCGACCACACCCAGGACGTGGACCGGACCGACCCCGAGTACCGGGCCTGGCTGAAGGAGGCGGTCCGCCGCGTCCAGGCCGACGCCAACCGCTCCGCCGACACCCACCTGCTGCGCTTCCCGCTGCCCGCCGAGTGGGGCATCGACCTGTACCTCAAGGACGAGTCCACCCACCCCACCGGCAGCCTGAAGCACCGGCTGGCCCGCTCGCTGTTCCTGTACGGCCTGTGCAACGGCTGGATCCGGCCCGGCGCCCCGGTCATCGAGGCGTCCAGCGGCTCCACCGCCGTCTCCGAGGCGTACTTCGCGCAGCTGATCGGCGTCCCGTTCGTCGCCGTGATGGCCCGCAGCACCAGCCGCGCCAAGATCGAGCTGATCGAGTTCCACGGCGGCCGATGTCACCTCGTCGACAACGCGGGCGAGGTCTACGCCGCCGCCGCCGAACTCGCCGCCGAGACCGGCGGCCACTACATGGACCAGTTCACCTACGCCGAGCGGGCCACCGACTGGCGCGGCAACAACAACATCGCCGAGTCGGTCTTCGCCCAGCTCAGGCTGGAGCCCCACCCCGAACCCGCCTGGATCGTCGCCACCGCCGGCACCGGCGGCACCTCCGCGACCATCGCCCGGTACGTCCACTACATGCAGTACGACACCCGGATCTGCGTCGCCGACCCCGAGAACTCCTGCTTCTTCGACGGCTGGGTGCACCACGACCCCGACGCCCACTGCCCCACCGGCTCCCGGATCGAGGGCATCGGCCGCCCCCGGATGGAACCCTCCTTCGTGCCCGGCGCGATCGACCGGATGATGAAGGTCCCCGACGCGGCCTCGATCGCCGCCGCCCACCTGCTCGCCGACGTCCTCGGCAAGAAGGCCGGCGCCTCCACCGGCACCGGCCTGTGGAGCGCGCTGCGGATCGTCGCCGAGATGCGCCGCGAGGGCCGCAGCGGCAGCGTCGTCACGCTGATCTGCGACCCCGGCGACCGGTACCTCGACAAGTACTACGCGGACGAGTGGCTCGCCGCCGAACGGATCGACCCCTGCCCGCACCGCGCCGCCCTGGAGGGGTTCCTCGCGGGTGGCGACTGGGCGGAGGGCTGA